From the genome of Streptomyces sp. V1I1, one region includes:
- a CDS encoding SMI1/KNR4 family protein codes for MAVEVPADIQERCKELGKGVGYALKVLCRQLEDNPLLGSPLGVPSLYIAQIDGETFEDCPELNVHYAYGPPLLEEGQVQIKGIEETHPAAVEPKEEAVAAPDPHQEEIEARQVTDAWRRIEAWLCEHASASFDLLKPGASEGEIAALEEAIGVRAPASLRALWRLRAGLRHAPGAGFLTEYNWALMDLDAVVLVYRERMELQRDWGSDEPYLWKPSWLPFCSWGTDDYTSGLYLDSESGEVCRWSESIDRLTEFESLTAFLEGMADALEVPSLVTWPKPGLLNGRLVWGPPGDANEEALWRPWNG; via the coding sequence GTGGCTGTTGAAGTACCGGCGGACATACAGGAGCGCTGCAAAGAGCTGGGGAAGGGCGTTGGATACGCCCTGAAGGTGCTGTGCAGGCAGCTTGAGGACAACCCCCTGCTGGGCAGTCCCCTGGGGGTCCCGTCCCTCTACATCGCACAGATCGACGGCGAAACCTTCGAAGACTGCCCGGAACTGAACGTGCACTACGCCTACGGCCCTCCCCTGCTGGAGGAGGGACAAGTACAGATCAAGGGCATCGAAGAGACCCATCCGGCTGCCGTCGAGCCGAAAGAGGAGGCCGTCGCGGCTCCAGACCCACATCAGGAGGAGATCGAAGCGCGGCAGGTGACGGACGCCTGGCGGCGCATCGAGGCGTGGCTGTGTGAGCATGCTTCCGCCTCATTCGATCTGCTCAAGCCGGGCGCCTCGGAGGGTGAGATAGCCGCGCTGGAAGAAGCAATCGGCGTGCGCGCACCGGCGTCCTTGAGGGCACTGTGGCGGCTTCGCGCAGGTCTCCGCCACGCGCCCGGGGCCGGATTCCTCACGGAGTACAACTGGGCGCTGATGGATCTCGACGCGGTGGTCCTGGTCTACCGGGAGCGCATGGAACTCCAGCGGGACTGGGGAAGTGACGAGCCCTACCTGTGGAAGCCCTCCTGGTTGCCCTTCTGCTCGTGGGGCACGGACGACTACACCTCTGGTCTCTACCTCGATTCCGAGAGTGGAGAGGTCTGCCGCTGGTCTGAGTCGATCGACCGTCTTACCGAGTTCGAGTCGCTGACGGCCTTTCTGGAGGGGATGGCGGATGCTCTTGAGGTGCCCTCTCTTGTCACATGGCCTAAGCCCGGACTACTGAACGGCAGACTTGTGTGGGGGCCACCAGGTGATGCGAACGAAGAGGCGTTGTGGCGGCCGTGGAACGGATGA